GGGATGGTGCAGCGGATCCCTCGGCGGCGGAGGTAGGCGCGGTTCTTGCAGGAGGCGTAGGCCCGGTCCGCCCGCACGCGATCGGGACGGCCACGCGGCTGGCCCGGTCCGAGGCGGGGCACGCGGACCCTCTCCAGTATGGCTTCGAACTGCGGCGAGTCCCCGCGCTGCCCGGCGGTCACCACGATCGACATGGGCTTCTGGCCCTGCTCGACCGCCAGGTGGAGCTTGTGGTGAACCCGCCGCGTGACCTCCCCAGCCCATGGTCACCGGGCTCGGTGAGGATTCCGCCCGGCGGTTCCTTCTGCAACTCGCCGTGGCTACGGGCTCCGGCCGCATGCTGATGCGCGCGGCAGACCGTGGAGCCGACGCTCAGGTCCCACGTGATCGCACCCTTCGCGTCCGCCATGGACTGGAGCCGGGTGAGGATCCGTTGCCGGGTGCCGTTCCGCTGCCACCGGCGGAACAGGTCGTACACCCGACTCCATGGTCCGTACTCGGCGGGGACGTCCCGCCACGGAACACCGGTCCGGACACGGAACCGTATGCCGTCGATCAGCTGCCGCCGAGCCCAGACCGGCGGTCACCCCGCCCTGGCGCCCTTCGGCAACAACGGCTCCACCACCGCCCACTGCTCGTCCGTGAGATCTCCCCGACCCATGAACCGAGATCACCCCCAGCCCAAGATCTACTTTCGATACACGGCCTAGCTGTCGGGGGAGTCGTCCCGGCTTCGGCGGCAGGCCGCTTCTTGCGGTGCTGTGGTACCGGGCCCTGGCATGCCGGTCTACCGGCTCCCGCTCTGCCGCTTTGGTGCAGGTGCGGTGCCGGGGTGGGGTTGATCGGCGCCGGGTCGTTGTGCGGGTCTTGTGGGAGGGGTGGGTGTCAGGGGTTGCCGGTGTGTCGGGCGTCCGGCTCCGGGCGGTTGTTGCGGCGGCGGGTTTCGAGTGCGCTGCGCAGGTTCGGCAGGTCGGTGAGGGTGATCTGTTCGGCGAGGCGGGCGAGCAGTCGGCGCAGGGCCCGTTCGTCGCGGTCGCGGACGGCTTCGGCGAGGGCGGTGAGCAGTGATGCCTGGGGGTGGGGCTCGGGCGTTCGGATCGTTGGCACGGGGTGCTGGCCCCTTCTGCTGGTCGGCTGGCGGGTGGCGCGGGTGGCGGGGCGGTGTTGTCCTCGTCGGCTCGGCCCCGAAGATTATCTCTTCGCGGGACACGGAAAAATCTATGCCGGCCGAGGTAGACATCGTCGCGGGGCGGGGTTAGTGTCTCTCTCGTGAGGAAGAAGTCGACGGAACCGCCAGACACGAACTGGCGGGAGCGGTACCGGTAGTGCCGGAAGTTTGCAGGTCGGCACGGTCGCGGAGCTTCGAAGCCACGCCAGGATTGGTGCAGTGCGGCGACGGGGCTGGCGGCCGGGCCGGGTGGCCCGCGGTGATCAGGGGCCGCCACCGGCAGTACCGCAGTGAAGTCGGAAGTGAAGCGAAGCCGCAGTACGGCAGTCGCAGCAGTCGCAGTACGCGGGATCTCAGCAAAGGCGCCGGACTGCGGGCGCGCGTGTTGAGTCGGCAGTACCCAGTCAGTTGGAATCAGTAGTTCGCAGGAATCACGCAGAGGAAACGGAGGGCACGAGCGCCATCAGGATCGCCCGGCCGGTGAGGCAGCAGTGCTCGTCCGGGCGGACACCGCAGACCCCTGAGAGTACGAAGGACGGTGGTTTCCGGTCACGCATACGCGATCCCGCACGCCCCCTCGACGGGGCGGGTGCGGAAGTAGAGAACACCGGCCCAGGGCCGGTGGATGGTGTGGTACCCCTTCGGGGCCCCGGAGCCGTAACGGCGCCGGGGCCCCTCGACGCGTTCTCGAACCAGGTAGCAGGAAGAGGTGCAGTGACAACGGCAACCAACCGGCCCCACATCCCCGACACAGTCAACTCCTTCGACGATGACGACTACCCCGCCTACACCATGGGCCGCGCCGCCGAGATGACCGGCACCACGGCCGGCTTCCTGCGCGCCCTGGGCGAGCAGGGCGTCATCACCCCTCTGCGTTCTGGGGGTGGTCACCGTCGTTTCTCTCGCTATCAGTTGCGGATCGCGATGCGTGCCCGTGACCTTGTCGATCAGGGCACGCCTATCGAGGCGGCTTGCCGCATCATCATTCTCGAGGATCAGCTCGAAGAGGCCCTGCGTATCAATGAGCAGCTCCGTAGGCAGGATTC
This is a stretch of genomic DNA from Kitasatospora fiedleri. It encodes these proteins:
- a CDS encoding helix-turn-helix domain-containing protein, which gives rise to MGRAAEMTGTTAGFLRALGEQGVITPLRSGGGHRRFSRYQLRIAMRARDLVDQGTPIEAACRIIILEDQLEEALRINEQLRRQDSASDI